CCCAGAAGACTCGCAGCAGGTACCGCCAGGTACTCATGCCAGCACCTCGCCAATGTCGGTCTTCAGTAGCTTGTGGAATCGGGCCTTCGGGTCCTCTGCCAGTCGCGAACGCGCGCCGTGCTCAACGATTCGCCCGCCCTCCAGGATCATGATCTCGTCGCAGCGATCCAGGGTCGCCAGCCGGTGCGCGATGACGATGACCGTGCGGCCCTCGACCAGCCGGTCCACGGCCCGCTCGATGAGCTGCTCGGTGACAGGGTCGATCCGCGAGGACGCTTCGTCGAGG
This region of Nitrospinota bacterium genomic DNA includes:
- a CDS encoding ABC transporter ATP-binding protein, which translates into the protein LDEASSRIDPVTEQLIERAVDRLVEGRTVIVIAHRLATLDRCDEIMILEGGRIVEHGARSRLAEDPKARFHKLLKTDIGEVLA